The proteins below come from a single Miscanthus floridulus cultivar M001 chromosome 1, ASM1932011v1, whole genome shotgun sequence genomic window:
- the LOC136552844 gene encoding inorganic phosphate transporter 1-2 produces the protein MAGGQLNVLATLDQAKTQWYHFMAIVIAGMGFFTDAYDLFCIALVTKLLGRIYYSDPTSKDPGSLPPNVSAAVTGVALCGTLAGQLFFGWLGDKLGRKSVYGFTLILMVLCSVASGLSFGHTPKGVIATLCFFRFWLGFGIGGDYPLSATIMSEYANMKTRGAFIAAVFAMQGFGILFGTIVALVVSAAFRNAFPAPPYFVDAQASLVPEADYVWRVILMFGTVPAALTYYWRVKMPETARYTALIARNTKQATADMAKVLKKEIEEEEQAERQVVGADTWGLFSAQFLRRHGLHLLATTSTWFLLDIAFYSQNLFQKDIFTKVGWIPPARTMNAIEEVYRISRAQALIALCGTIPGYWFTVGLIDVVGRFWIQIMGFFMMTVFMLALGVPYEHWTKASNHTGFVVLYGLTFFFANFGPNSTTFVVPAEIFPARLRSTCHGISAAAGKAGAIIGAFGFLYAAQDPKKPDKGYSPGIGIRNALFVLAGTNFLGMLMSLFVPESKGKSLEEISKENVDEEAEAKV, from the coding sequence ATGGCGGGAGGTCAGCTCAACGTGCTGGCCACACTCGACCAGGCCAAGACGCAATGGTACCATTTCATGGCGATCGTCATCGCCGGCATGGGGTTCTTCACCGACGCCTACGACTTGTTCTGCATCGCGCTCGTGACCAAGCTCCTCGGCCGCATCTACTACTCCGACCCCACCTCCAAGGACCCCGGCAGCCTCCCGCCCAACGTGTCGGCCGCCGTGACGGGCGTCGCGCTCTGCGGCACGCTCGCCGGACAGCTCTTCTTCGGCTGGCTCGGCGACAAGCTCGGCCGCAAGAGCGTCTACGGCTTCACCCTCATCCTCATGGTGCTCTGCTCCGTCGCGTCGGGCCTCTCGTTCGGACACACGCCGAAGGGCGTCATCGCCACGCTCTGCTTCTTCCGCTTCTGGCTCGGCTTCGGCATCGGCGGCGACTACCCACTGAGCGCCACCATCATGTCCGAGTACGCCAACATGAAGACCCGCGGCGCCTTCATCGCCGCCGTGTTCGCCATGCAGGGCTTCGGCATCCTCTTCGGCACCATCGTCGCGCTCGTCGTCTCGGCGGCGTTCCGGAACGCGTTCCCGGCCCCGCCGTACTTCGTTGACGCCCAGGCGTCGCTCGTCCCGGAGGCCGACTATGTCTGGCGCGTCATCCTCATGTTCGGCACCGTCCCGGCCGCGCTCACCTACTACTGGCGCGTGAAGATGCCCGAGACGGCGCGGTACACGGCGCTCATCGCCCGGAACACGAAGCAGGCCACGGCCGACATGGCCAAGGTGCTCAAGAAGGAGatcgaggaggaggagcaggcggaGCGGCAAGTGGTCGGCGCCGACACCTGGGGCCTCTTCTCGGCGCAGTTCCTCCGGCGCCACGGCCTCCACCTCTTGGCCACCACCAGTACGTGGTTCCTGCTGGACATCGCCTTCTACAGCCAGAACCTGTTCCAgaaggacatcttcaccaaggtcGGGTGGATCCCGCCGGCGAGGACCATGAACGCCATCGAGGAGGTGTACCGCATCTCGCGCGCCCAGGCGCTGATCGCGCTCTGCGGCACCATCCCGGGCTACTGGTTCACCGTCGGCCTCATCGACGTTGTGGGCAGGTTCTGGATCCAGATCATGGGCTTCTTCATGATGACCGTGTTCATGCTCGCGCTCGGGGTGCCGTACGAGCACTGGACCAAGGCGTCCAACCACACCGGCTTCGTCGTGCTATACGGGCTCACCTTCTTCTTCGCAAACTTCGGGCCCAacagcaccaccttcgtcgtgcCGGCCGAGATTTTCCCGGCGAGGCTCCGGTCCACGTGTCACGGCATATCGGCGGCGGCAGGCAAGGCCGGCGCCATCATCGGCGCGTTCGGGTTCCTGTACGCGGCGCAGGACCCTAAGAAGCCCGACAAGGGGTACTCGCCGGGCATCGGCATCCGCAACGCGCTCTTCGTGCTCGCCGGAACCAACTTTCTTGGCATGCTCATGTCTCTGTTCGTGCCGGAGTCCAAGGGCAAGTCGCTTGAGGAGATCTCCAAGGAGAACGTGGACGAGGAAGCTGAGGCCAAAGTGTAG
- the LOC136552875 gene encoding uncharacterized protein has product MDGGSGLNILYANTLELLEIDRSRLRGDVAPFHGIVPGRRTQPLGRIDLPVCFGTPSNYRKEVLTFEVVGFGGAYHAILGRPCYAKFMVVPNYTYLKLKMPGPNGVITIESTYEHAYDCDVECIEYAEALAEAETLIAHLDQLSGEVPDSKRRAGVFEPAETIKLILVDPACPNDRALKISATLDIK; this is encoded by the coding sequence atggacggaggcagcggcctcaacatcctctacgccaacaccctggagctcttagaGATCGACCGATCGAGGCTACGAGGTGACgttgcacccttccacggcatcgtgccggggaggcgcacgcaacccctcgggcgcatcgaccttcctgtctgcttcggcaccccttccaactaccgcaaggaagtcctcaccttcgaagtagtcgggtttgggggagcctaccacgccatcctggggcgaccatgctacgccaagttcatggtagtgcccaactatacctacctcaagctcaagatgccaggccctaatggtgtcatcacaatcgaatccacgtacgaacatgcatacgactgcgacgtcgagtgcatcgagtacgccgaggcccttgcggaggccgagaccctcatcgcccacctagaccagctcagtggcgaggtgcctgactccaagcgtcgcgcgggggtgttcgagcccgctgaaaccatcaaactcatcctagtcgaccccgcatgccccaacgaccgggcgctgaaaatcagcgccaccctcgacatcaaatag